Proteins from a genomic interval of Gopherus evgoodei ecotype Sinaloan lineage chromosome 7, rGopEvg1_v1.p, whole genome shotgun sequence:
- the PSTK gene encoding LOW QUALITY PROTEIN: L-seryl-tRNA(Sec) kinase (The sequence of the model RefSeq protein was modified relative to this genomic sequence to represent the inferred CDS: deleted 2 bases in 1 codon): MRVFQKAERQALTTARARGAMSAVRGCPEPRSSESSPPDTMETAGFRRLGVCVMCGLPAAGKSTLARALHHILRRREGLGWDCALLTYDDLIPQEAFSQPGTEAGLVAQQPLLSRWKLYRHELLVYLEHFLQALINGDHLCAPTNRTEATWKSFVSCFKEQGLISSEIHDAKSCHYLINTITSRPLYFVLDDNFYYQSMRYEVYQLARKYSLGFCQLFLDCPLESCLQRNCLRSQPLPDETICLMARKTEVPNPEKNTWEQNSLILKSVECTSEDNFQVINLLVTALENPVKQTEENTEQKETDRAICAASILHQADQAFRRIVSQTMKDVRDKNVLPNEMKILAEELNKLKAEFLEDLRQENHQKNQFCLPSSEFITNVITSFQQATDNVVKKVFFLNEHTVF; this comes from the exons ATGCGTGTTTTTCAAAAGGCGGAGCGCCAGGCGCTGACAACGGCACGCGCAAGGGGCGCCATGTCTGCTGTACGCGGGTGCCCGGAGCCGCGCTCCTCCGAGTCTTCGCCTCCCGACACGATGGAAACTGCCGGGTTCCGGCGGCTGGGCGTGTGCGTCATGTGCGGGCTGCCGGCGGCAGGTAAATCCACGCTGGCGCGCGCACTGCACCACATCCTACGGCGGCGCGAGGGCCTTGGCTGGGACTGTGCCCTACTGACCTACGATGACCTCATTCCGCAGGAGGCCTTCAGCCAACCAGGGACAGAAGCGGGGCTCGTAGCACAACAGCCATTG ctGTCTCGCTGGAAATTGTACCGACATGAACTGTTAGTGTACCTTGAACACTTCTTACAGGCTCTTATTAATGGAGATCATTTGTGTGCTCCAACAAACAGAACTGAAGCAACAtggaaaagttttgtttcctgtttcAAAGAACAAGGATTAATCTCTTCAGAAATACATGATGCCAAATCTTGTCATTACTTAATAAATACAATCACTTCCAGACCATTGTATTTTGTTTTGGATGACAACTTTTATTATCAAAGCATGAGATATGAAGTATACCAGCTAGCTcgcaaat ATTCATTGGGCTTCTGCCAGTTATTTTTAGACTGTCCACTTGAGTCCTGCTTACAGAGGAATTGTCTGAGAAGTCAGCCGTTACCTGATGAGACCATATGTCTAATGGCAAGAAAAACAGAAGTACCAAATCCTGAGAAAAACACATGGGAACAAAATAGCCTAATTCTGAAAAGTGTTGAATGCACTTCAGAAGATAA TTTTCAGGTGATTAATTTGTTGGTTACTGCTTTGGAAAATCCAGTGAAACAAACTGAGGAAAATACCGAACAAAAG GAAACAGACAGAGCCATTTGTGCAGCTAGTATTCTCCACCAAGCTGATCAGGCTTTCAGACGAATTGTCTCTCAAACAATGAAGGATGTGAGAG atAAAAATGTACTTCCAAATGAGATGAAGATTCTGGCAGAAGAACTTAATAAGCTTAAAGCAGAGTTCTTGGAAGATTTACGACAAGAGAATCatcaaaaaaatcagttttgtctgCCAAGCAGTGAATTTATTACAAATGTCATTACTTCATTCCAACAAGCAACAGACAATGTAGTGaagaaggtt ttttttttaaatgagcacacTGTGTTTTGA